CAGCCTTTGCTGTTGGTGATTTCACATCCAGTTTTGGAGAGCTTATACCACCCTTAACTTTTGGAACTGAAACATCTACATTTGACGTTTTGACATAGGCATCCACACTTACATCAGGTGATTTTACTTTAGGTCCTGAAAATCCAAAGGATGGGAATTTTAATTTGGGGAATTTCATTTTTCCTTCTGGGGTTCCAATTTTGACATCTGGTTTATTGATATCAACATTTGGATGTTTTACATCAAAACCAGGTCCCttcatatcactttgtagttttggGCCAGAAAGATTTATGTCACCCTTGAGCTTTGGTgttttcagatttaaattagTATTTGGAGAAGATACTTGAGGACCAGAAAGGTTCAGGGATGGCATATTAATGTTTGGACCTTTCAAACTTCCTTCAGGCAAATCTACTTTGGGGCCCTTTAGATCACCTGCTTTCTTTGGTGCTGACATATTGATACCTGGCATATTCACATTTGCATCTATATCCACATCAGGTCCTTTCACTTTGGGTCCTGAGAGTCCAAAGTCAGGCATCTTCAAGGTCGGCATTTTGAATTTTCCTCCTGGTCCATCAAGATCAACATCTGGTGCTTTCATATCCAGCTTTGGACTCTTAATTTCAGCCTTTGGCATattcacatcaatatcaggagCACTGATTCCTCCCTTCACCTTTGGAGCCCTGATGTTTAAATCAGGAGTCTTCATGTTTGCATCCAGGTCCAAATCAGGTCCTTTCACTTTGGTTCCTGATATTCCAAAATCAGGCACCTTAAATGTCGGCGTTCTGAATTTTCCTCCTGGTCCATCAACATCAACATCTGGGGCTTTAATATCCAGCTTTGGACTCTTAATTTCAGCCTTTGGCATattcacatcaatatcaggagCACTGATTCCTCCCTTCACCTTTGGAGCCCTGATGTTTAAATCAGGAGTCTTCATGTTTGCATCCAAATCAGGTCCTTTCACTTTTCGTTCTGATAGTCCAAAGTCAGGCATCTTAAAGGTCGGCATTTTGAATTTTCCTCCTGGTCCATCAAGATCAACATCTGGGGCTTTCATATCCAGCTTTGGACTCTTAATTTCAGCCTTTGGCATATTCACATCAATATCAGAAGCACTGATTCCTCCCTTCACCTTTGGAGCCCTGATGTTTAAATCAGGAGTCTTCATGTTTGCATCCAGGTCCAAATCAGGTCCTTTCACTTTGGGTCCTGATATTCCAAAGTCAGGCACCTTAAATGTCGGCATTTTGAATTTTCCTCCTGGTCCATCAAGATCAATATCTGGCACTTTCATATCCAGCTTTGGACTCTTAAGTTCAGCCTTTGGCATattcacatcaatatcaggagCACTGATTCCTCCCTTCACCTTTGGAGCCCTGATGTTTAAATCAGGAGTCTTCATGTTTGCATCCAGGTCCAAATCAGGTCCCTTTACTTTTGGTCCTGAGAGTCCAAAGTCAGGCATCTTCAAGGTCGGCATTCTGAATTTTCCTCCTGGTCCATCAACATCAACATCTGGGGCTTTAATATCCAGCTTTGGACTCTTAAGTTCAGCCTTTGGCATattcacatcaatatcaggagCACTGATTCCTCCCTTCACCTTTGGAGCCCTGATGTTTAAATCAGGAGTCTTCATGTTTGCATCCAAATCAGGTCCTTTCACTTTTCGTCCTGAGAGTCCAAACTCAGGCATCTTAAAGGTCGGCATTCTGAATTTTCCTCCTGGTCCATCAACATCAACATCTGGGGCTTTAATATCCAGCTTTGGACTCTTAAGTTCAGCTTTTGGCATattcacatcaatatcaggagCACTGATTCCTCCCTTCACCTTTGGAGCCCTGATGTTTAAATCAGGAGTCTTCATGTTTGCATCCAGGTCCAAATCAGGTCCTTTCACTTTGGGTCCTGATATTCCAAAGTCAGGCACCTTAAATGTCGGCATTTTGAATTTTCCTCCTGGTCCATCAAGATCAACATCTGGCACTTTCATATCCAGCTTTGGACTCTTAATTTCAGCCATTGGCATattcacatcaatatcaggagCACTGATTCCTCCCTTCACCTTTGGAGCCCTGATGTTTAAATCAGGAGTCTTCATGTTTGCATCCAGGTCCAAATCAGGTCCCTTTACTTTTGGTCCTGAGAGTCCAAAGTCAGGCATCTTCAAGGTCGGCATTCTGAATTTTCCTCCTGGTCCATCAACATCAACATCTGGGGCTTTAATATCCAGCTTTGGACTCTTAATTTCAGCCTTTGGCATattcacatcaatatcaggagCACTGATTCCTCCCTTCACCTTTGGAGCCCTGATGTTTAAATCAGGAGTCTTCATGTTTGCATCGAAATCAGGTCCTTTCACTTTTCGTCCTGATAGTCCAAAGTCAGGCATCTTAAATGTCGGCATTTTGAATTTTCCTCCTGGTCCATCAAGATCAACATCTGGCGCTTTCATATCCAGCTTTGGACTCTCAAGTTCAGCCTTTGGCATATTCATATCAATATCAGGAGCACTGATTCCTCCCTTCACCTTTGGAGCCCTGATGTTTAAATCAGGGGCCTTTATGTTTGCATCCAGGTCCAAGTCAGTTCCCTTTGCTTTTGGTCCTGAGAGTCCAAAGTCAGGCATCTTCAAGGTCGGCATTCTGAATTTTCCTCCTGGTCCATCAAGATCAACATCTGGCGCTTTCATATCCAGCTTTGGACTCTTAATTTCAGCCTTTGGCATATTCATATCAATATCAGGAGCACTGATTCCTCCCTTCACCTTTGGAGTCCTGATGTTTAAATCAGGAGTCTTCATGCTTGCATCCAAATCAGGTCCTTTCACTTTTCGTCCTGATATTCCAAAGTCAGGCATCTTAAATGTCGGCATTTTGAATTTTCCTCCTGGTCCATCAAGATCAACATCTGGCGCTTTCATATCCAGCTTTGGACTCTCAAGTTCAGCCTTTGGCATATTCATATCAATATCAGGAGCACTGATTCCTCCCTTCACCTTTGGAGCCCTGATGTTTAAATCAGGGGCCTTTATGTTTGCATCCAGGTCCAAGTCAGTTCCCTTTGCTTTTGGTCCTGAAAGTCCAAAGTCAGGCAGCTTAAAGGTCGGCATTCTGAATTTTCCTCCTGGTCCATCAAGATCAACATCTGGCGCTTTCATATCCAGCTTTGGACTCTTAAGTTCAGCCTTTGGCATattcacatcaatatcaggagCACTGATTCCTCCCTTCACCTTTGGAGCCCTGATGTTTAAATCAGGAGTCTTCATGTTTGCATCCAGGTCCAAATCAGGTCCTTTCACTTTTGGTCCTGAGAGTCCAAAGTCAGGCATCTTCAAGGTCGGCATTCTGAATTTTCCTCCTGGTCCATCAACATCAACATCTGGGGCTTTAATATCCAGCTTTGGACTCTTAATTTCAGCCTTTGGCATattcacatcaatatcaggagCACTGATTCCTCCCTTCACCTTTGGAGCCCTGATGTTTAAATCAGGAGTCTTCATGTTTGCATCCAGGTCCAAATCAGGTCCCTTTACTTTTGGTCCTGAGAGTCCAAAGTCAGGCAGCTTAAAGGTCGGCATTTTGAATTTTCCTCCTGGTCCATCAAGATCAACATCTGGCGCTTTCATATCCAGCTTTGGACTCTTAAGTTCAGCCTTTGGCATattcacatcaatatcaggagCATTGATTCCTCCCTTCACCTTTGGAGCCCTGATGTTTAAATCAGGAGTCTTCATGTTTGCATCCAGGTCCAAATCAGGTCCCTTTGCTTTTGGTCCTGAGAGTCCAAAGTCAGACATCTTCAAGGTCGGCATTTTGAATTTTCCTCCTGGTCCATCAACATCAAAATCTGGCGCTTCTAGGTTAAGCTTTGATCCTTTCAGATCTACATTAGGGCCCTTTAGTTTGATTTTTGAAGCCTCCATATTGGCACTAGGCCAATCACCTTCAAAGTTAGGATGCTCCAGGTTTGGACCTTTGAAGCTTACATCTGGAGGAAACATATTGGGTCCTGACATATTCAAACGGTCCACTTGCATTCCTGGTGCTTTCACATCTGCATTCGAAGCAGAAAAAATGTCATCACAGGAGGATGTTGTCTTCAGGTGTCGTTTGATCTTCTTGTTGAATAATTTGTTGTAGTCTGAATTCATaagcatctgaaaaaaaaaaaacacagcaattgGAGGATGTcatcaaatatatactgtactgaacCTCTAAAAGGTCAAATTGAACGTACTGCTTCAGGAGTTCTGATGCTAAAATCAGGTGTTGCCCAGGCCACATGTGGAGATTTCAGCTCGTTTTTGGTATGAACCTTCATCTCTGTGTTGTAAGACTCTGCAAGTTTCAGTATCTTCAGCACGTCATCTTTCTTGAGCTTGTCAAAGTAAATGGTTGCACCAACTATCTCATCCCCTGCAATAAAATATAAGGCTGATTAGAATAAAAACTATGATGAATAATTGCTGAAGGTAGTGCATAAAACATGCTGTCATAATGAATTGTGCAAacttataaaacaacaacatttgaaaacatttgtgGGACTTGTGATCCAGTGGTATCTCcacataattaaatattttagggATTTATCATTTTCAAGCATGCAACAGCAAAAATATAAACTGAATGTGGCCTGCTGCAGGCATAACAATACAGAGCTCCCTCTATAAGGCAGAATAGGTTAGAAAGGGAAGTATTCAGGGTTCCCATCTGCCTACAGCGTTGTGAGGGGGAGCACTGTACGAACATGAGCCTTATAACCCTATATGTAAATACTGTTAAATATTTCCATTTACCTTTCTTCAAACCAGAAGCTTCTACAACAGAAGCATTGCTGATGTTCTGTATGATGATTCCCCCTTCCTCATTTTCTTCAAGAATCAGGTGGTTTGAGAGGCTCTGGGACCCCGTTCCTCCGATCAGAacactcttttttaaaaaaaaaaataacaattttatttgaCTGACTGCTGGGATGCCCACAATACAGATCATGCTTCTTGGTTTGAGTTAGAATGTTCTTGTTTctcaaaatgaatacaaaaatgtacatgcaAATCAAGAAAtacccacaaaaaaaacaaggattgATTTCACTGTTCAGGATTGTTTGTACAACCCATTTccattcaataaatacattttgaggtTCAGGGACACTTTTCAGTTGGTTTCTTgaggttttatttctttatccatatgtttcaaagaaaacatagagaaaataaactaaaaaatagttttaaagtcaaaaaacattccttcaaatagtccttaaagttttgtgaattcattttctattttactttgcaagataatattgattgattgaacacTATTGTTTAATGTATGATAGCTCTAATCAGCTCTGACCAGGTTAAAAGTAATAGTTGCATGACACAGCTGTCCACTGGAATAGGGAAATGATCTCAGAACATACCATTGCATCTGCCTTTAATTACAAACACATGTCCTGGAGTAAACCTCTGGTAGAGACCTGTAAAGAAGTAAACATAGTTTTAATGAATGTGTCTGCTACAGTATAATATAGAAAGTCAGGTATTGGTGAGGGTGACAAGAATTAAAAACCATAGTGACTAAAAAAATCTTATATACAAAGGGAGTTCACCGGATTGGCTATTGGTTTTAGTGATAATGACCAGTCCGATAAATCACCCCTTCTGACCTTCATTGGACCTGAGGTCATTGAATTAGAATGTTTTGGGCTAGGTTCTCAGACCTTTATGCTTCAAATACCAGATCAAGTTTCCAAACTAGCGAGATGCAGCAGGTCTATaattttaattggtgttttttacTTTCAGAAATCCTATCATGATAATAACGATCTGGCGTACACTTTCATTCTTTTGAAAGAATGTGTGGCACACCCCATAGTTGCTGCTAACATCAACAACTTCACTTAAACACACCATTCTTAATGTACTATATACAGTTTCATGTGGTATAACTTTGGAATTATAAACCTGTTGCCCTACCCTTTATTTAGCTCCAGTTCCATATCAAATCTTcacgttgtttttatttataacttttttgtttccaatttgttttttaacaggtcTAGGCTGATTGGTCaatgacaagaaaaaaatattgtgaaGGGCtgaagactacctgaaagtatgATATGCAATGTTAGAGCTTTCTAAACCAGACAGCATGGCTAGAAATtgaacaacagtaaaaaaaaaaaaaaaaagaattactgtggatttacatagtagttagtaaatacatgcatgctTACATAAAACTACAATGTATAAATCTTTtggcacaatatatgtaagtacacacttttatcagaaaagggttatggttaggggtTCAAGTTATATTGTGCAGAAAGATTTACAGTGTTACCATTCTTTTTCAATAATCTATTTACCCTCAAATAAGAAGGCAGTAAAAGTAAAGACATTTTCCTTTTCTTGTTggcatttgaatgtttttttttattctgtacacTTCAACTGAACACATTAGAACTGTGAAGAGAGTACAAAACACAACCCTCTGCTTTGTCATTCTGCCAACAGCAGTTCTAGTGTATCTGGCTTCCCCACCACAACCCTACCTGTGTGTCTAAAGGAAATCTCTTCCTTCTCcaacactacattttttttaattcaaagggCTGTGCTAGTCCCACCTAGTGGGCAAAATGAtttaacacctttttaaaaatgttcatataaaaaaactgacaaaaagggGGAAAAGGGAGATATAATTTGCCTTCCTGACTAAAACTGATCTTACATTCAGGATTCATACTCCCCTACTGCTGCAGGTAGAATAGCAGGAATGTGGCTGTTTAGTTCAAATAGTGAGAGAGTGGCCAGAAGCCTTTAAGGAGGAAGGAGGCTTGTGTGC
The Polyodon spathula isolate WHYD16114869_AA chromosome 5, ASM1765450v1, whole genome shotgun sequence DNA segment above includes these coding regions:
- the si:ch211-125o16.4 gene encoding neuroblast differentiation-associated protein AHNAK isoform X8 gives rise to the protein MSVLIGGTGSQSLSNHLILEENEEGGIIIQNISNASVVEASGLKKGDEIVGATIYFDKLKKDDVLKILKLAESYNTEMKVHTKNELKSPHVAWATPDFSIRTPEAMLMNSDYNKLFNKKIKRHLKTTSSCDDIFSASNADVKAPGMQVDRLNMSGPNMFPPDVSFKGPNLEHPNFEGDWPSANMEASKIKLKGPNVDLKGSKLNLEAPDFDVDGPGGKFKMPTLKMSDFGLSGPKAKGPDLDLDANMKTPDLNIRAPKVKGGINAPDIDVNMPKAELKSPKLDMKAPDVDLDGPGGKFKMPTFKLPDFGLSGPKVKGPDLDLDANMKTPDLNIRAPKVKGGISAPDIDVNMPKAEIKSPKLDIKAPDVDVDGPGGKFRMPTLKMPDFGLSGPKVKGPDLDLDANMKTPDLNIRAPKVKGGISAPDIDVNMPKAEIKSPKLDIKAPDVDVDGPGGKFRMPTLKMPDFGLSGPKVKGPDLDLDANMKTPDLNIRAPKVKGGISAPDIDVNMPMAEIKSPKLDMKVPDVDLDGPGGKFKMPTFKVPDFGISGPKVKGPDLDLDANMKTPDLNIRAPKVKGGISAPDIDVNMPKAELKSPKLDIKAPDVDVDGPGGKFRMPTFKMPEFGLSGRKVKGPDLDANMKTPDLNIRAPKVKGGISAPDIDVNMPKAELKSPKLDIKAPDVDVDGPGGKFRMPTLKMPDFGLSGPKVKGPDLDLDANMKTPDLNIRAPKVKGGISAPDIDVNMPKAELKSPKLDMKVPDIDLDGPGGKFKMPTFKVPDFGISGPKVKGPDLDLDANMKTPDLNIRAPKVKGGISASDIDVNMPKAEIKSPKLDMKAPDVDLDGPGGKFKMPTFKMPDFGLSERKVKGPDLDANMKTPDLNIRAPKVKGGISAPDIDVNMPKAEIKSPKLDIKAPDVDVDGPGGKFRTPTFKVPDFGISGTKVKGPDLDLDANMKTPDLNIRAPKVKGGISAPDIDVNMPKAEIKSPKLDMKAPDVDLDGPGGKFKMPTLKMPDFGLSGPKVKGPDVDIDANVNMPGINMSAPKKAGDLKGPKVDLPEGSLKGPNINMPSLNLSGPQVSSPNTNLNLKTPKLKGDINLSGPKLQSDMKGPGFDVKHPNVDINKPDVKIGTPEGKMKFPKLKFPSFGFSGPKVKSPDVSVDAYVKTSNVDVSVPKVKGGISSPKLDVKSPTAKAGLDIPDVDLDVPNPKLKGSKFKLPFSFPKMYTGDADLNVKGEIDTSTLKGDIKGANVDVNAPNTGGIKGPKVDVDLPNANMKGKKFNMPELSLSGPDLNAPNLKGALSAPKLQGDLKGPNIDMNGPDCGVESSEGKFKFPTLGRNKELDMDAKFNSPDGNLKKTIAGDLKAQNVNVNLPDADIQGPKLNLSSFDAPDVDLNLQMPQIKGDINGPNVNYSGPKFSAPKADFSLQSPKMKSDVGISGPIIKGQVPDLEMDVSGPKVNVSADGQITRGTFKVNKAAPKAKVDSTVIDKNSLPRFSSSTDVVQDDTSNSFSFSDFFGFGNKKGSADITTEGSVSPTSPSTSSKLRLSERDLSFV
- the si:ch211-125o16.4 gene encoding neuroblast differentiation-associated protein AHNAK isoform X3 — protein: MSVLIGGTGSQSLSNHLILEENEEGGIIIQNISNASVVEASGLKKGDEIVGATIYFDKLKKDDVLKILKLAESYNTEMKVHTKNELKSPHVAWATPDFSIRTPEAMLMNSDYNKLFNKKIKRHLKTTSSCDDIFSASNADVKAPGMQVDRLNMSGPNMFPPDVSFKGPNLEHPNFEGDWPSANMEASKIKLKGPNVDLKGSKLNLEAPDFDVDGPGGKFKMPTLKMSDFGLSGPKAKGPDLDLDANMKTPDLNIRAPKVKGGINAPDIDVNMPKAELKSPKLDMKAPDVDLDGPGGKFKMPTFKLPDFGLSGPKVKGPDLDLDANMKTPDLNIRAPKVKGGISAPDIDVNMPKAEIKSPKLDIKAPDVDVDGPGGKFRMPTLKMPDFGLSGPKVKGPDLDLDANMKTPDLNIRAPKVKGGISAPDIDVNMPKAELKSPKLDMKAPDVDLDGPGGKFRMPTFKLPDFGLSGPKAKGTDLDLDANIKAPDLNIRAPKVKGGISAPDIDMNMPKAELESPKLDMKAPDVDLDGPGGKFKMPTFKMPDFGISGRKVKGPDLDASMKTPDLNIRTPKVKGGISAPDIDMNMPKAEIKSPKLDMKAPDVDLDGPGGKFRMPTLKMPDFGLSGPKAKGTDLDLDANIKAPDLNIRAPKVKGGISAPDIDMNMPKAELESPKLDMKAPDVDLDGPGGKFKMPTFKMPDFGLSGRKVKGPDFDANMKTPDLNIRAPKVKGGISAPDIDVNMPKAEIKSPKLDIKAPDVDVDGPGGKFRMPTLKMPDFGLSGPKVKGPDLDLDANMKTPDLNIRAPKVKGGISAPDIDVNMPMAEIKSPKLDMKVPDVDLDGPGGKFKMPTFKVPDFGISGPKVKGPDLDLDANMKTPDLNIRAPKVKGGISAPDIDVNMPKAELKSPKLDIKAPDVDVDGPGGKFRMPTLKMPDFGLSGPKVKGPDLDLDANMKTPDLNIRAPKVKGGISAPDIDVNMPKAELKSPKLDMKVPDIDLDGPGGKFKMPTFKVPDFGISGPKVKGPDLDLDANMKTPDLNIRAPKVKGGISASDIDVNMPKAEIKSPKLDMKAPDVDLDGPGGKFKMPTFKMPDFGLSERKVKGPDLDANMKTPDLNIRAPKVKGGISAPDIDVNMPKAEIKSPKLDIKAPDVDVDGPGGKFRTPTFKVPDFGISGTKVKGPDLDLDANMKTPDLNIRAPKVKGGISAPDIDVNMPKAEIKSPKLDMKAPDVDLDGPGGKFKMPTLKMPDFGLSGPKVKGPDVDIDANVNMPGINMSAPKKAGDLKGPKVDLPEGSLKGPNINMPSLNLSGPQVSSPNTNLNLKTPKLKGDINLSGPKLQSDMKGPGFDVKHPNVDINKPDVKIGTPEGKMKFPKLKFPSFGFSGPKVKSPDVSVDAYVKTSNVDVSVPKVKGGISSPKLDVKSPTAKAGLDIPDVDLDVPNPKLKGSKFKLPFSFPKMYTGDADLNVKGEIDTSTLKGDIKGANVDVNAPNTGGIKGPKVDVDLPNANMKGKKFNMPELSLSGPDLNAPNLKGALSAPKLQGDLKGPNIDMNGPDCGVESSEGKFKFPTLGRNKELDMDAKFNSPDGNLKKTIAGDLKAQNVNVNLPDADIQGPKLNLSSFDAPDVDLNLQMPQIKGDINGPNVNYSGPKFSAPKADFSLQSPKMKSDVGISGPIIKGQVPDLEMDVSGPKVNVSADGQITRGTFKVNKAAPKAKVDSTVIDKNSLPRFSSSTDVVQDDTSNSFSFSDFFGFGNKKGSADITTEGSVSPTSPSTSSKLRLSERDLSFV
- the si:ch211-125o16.4 gene encoding neuroblast differentiation-associated protein AHNAK isoform X7; amino-acid sequence: MSVLIGGTGSQSLSNHLILEENEEGGIIIQNISNASVVEASGLKKGDEIVGATIYFDKLKKDDVLKILKLAESYNTEMKVHTKNELKSPHVAWATPDFSIRTPEAMLMNSDYNKLFNKKIKRHLKTTSSCDDIFSASNADVKAPGMQVDRLNMSGPNMFPPDVSFKGPNLEHPNFEGDWPSANMEASKIKLKGPNVDLKGSKLNLEAPDFDVDGPGGKFKMPTLKMSDFGLSGPKAKGPDLDLDANMKTPDLNIRAPKVKGGINAPDIDVNMPKAELKSPKLDMKAPDVDLDGPGGKFKMPTFKLPDFGLSGPKVKGPDLDLDANMKTPDLNIRAPKVKGGISAPDIDVNMPKAEIKSPKLDIKAPDVDVDGPGGKFRMPTLKMPDFGLSGPKVKGPDLDLDANMKTPDLNIRAPKVKGGISAPDIDVNMPKAELKSPKLDMKAPDVDLDGPGGKFRMPTFKLPDFGLSGPKAKGTDLDLDANIKAPDLNIRAPKVKGGISAPDIDMNMPKAELESPKLDMKAPDVDLDGPGGKFKMPTFKMPDFGISGRKVKGPDLDASMKTPDLNIRTPKVKGGISAPDIDMNMPKAEIKSPKLDMKAPDVDLDGPGGKFRMPTLKMPDFGLSGPKAKGTDLDLDANIKAPDLNIRAPKVKGGISAPDIDMNMPKAELESPKLDMKAPDVDLDGPGGKFKMPTFKMPDFGLSGRKVKGPDFDANMKTPDLNIRAPKVKGGISAPDIDVNMPKAEIKSPKLDIKAPDVDVDGPGGKFRMPTLKMPDFGLSGPKVKGPDLDLDANMKTPDLNIRAPKVKGGISAPDIDVNMPKAELKSPKLDIKAPDVDVDGPGGKFRMPTLKMPDFGLSGPKVKGPDLDLDANMKTPDLNIRAPKVKGGISAPDIDVNMPKAELKSPKLDMKVPDIDLDGPGGKFKMPTFKVPDFGISGPKVKGPDLDLDANMKTPDLNIRAPKVKGGISASDIDVNMPKAEIKSPKLDMKAPDVDLDGPGGKFKMPTFKMPDFGLSERKVKGPDLDANMKTPDLNIRAPKVKGGISAPDIDVNMPKAEIKSPKLDIKAPDVDVDGPGGKFRTPTFKVPDFGISGTKVKGPDLDLDANMKTPDLNIRAPKVKGGISAPDIDVNMPKAEIKSPKLDMKAPDVDLDGPGGKFKMPTLKMPDFGLSGPKVKGPDVDIDANVNMPGINMSAPKKAGDLKGPKVDLPEGSLKGPNINMPSLNLSGPQVSSPNTNLNLKTPKLKGDINLSGPKLQSDMKGPGFDVKHPNVDINKPDVKIGTPEGKMKFPKLKFPSFGFSGPKVKSPDVSVDAYVKTSNVDVSVPKVKGGISSPKLDVKSPTAKAGLDIPDVDLDVPNPKLKGSKFKLPFSFPKMYTGDADLNVKGEIDTSTLKGDIKGANVDVNAPNTGGIKGPKVDVDLPNANMKGKKFNMPELSLSGPDLNAPNLKGALSAPKLQGDLKGPNIDMNGPDCGVESSEGKFKFPTLGRNKELDMDAKFNSPDGNLKKTIAGDLKAQNVNVNLPDADIQGPKLNLSSFDAPDVDLNLQMPQIKGDINGPNVNYSGPKFSAPKADFSLQSPKMKSDVGISGPIIKGQVPDLEMDVSGPKVNVSADGQITRGTFKVNKAAPKAKVDSTVIDKNSLPRFSSSTDVVQDDTSNSFSFSDFFGFGNKKGSADITTEGSVSPTSPSTSSKLRLSERDLSFV
- the si:ch211-125o16.4 gene encoding neuroblast differentiation-associated protein AHNAK isoform X1 gives rise to the protein MSVLIGGTGSQSLSNHLILEENEEGGIIIQNISNASVVEASGLKKGDEIVGATIYFDKLKKDDVLKILKLAESYNTEMKVHTKNELKSPHVAWATPDFSIRTPEAMLMNSDYNKLFNKKIKRHLKTTSSCDDIFSASNADVKAPGMQVDRLNMSGPNMFPPDVSFKGPNLEHPNFEGDWPSANMEASKIKLKGPNVDLKGSKLNLEAPDFDVDGPGGKFKMPTLKMSDFGLSGPKAKGPDLDLDANMKTPDLNIRAPKVKGGINAPDIDVNMPKAELKSPKLDMKAPDVDLDGPGGKFKMPTFKLPDFGLSGPKVKGPDLDLDANMKTPDLNIRAPKVKGGISAPDIDVNMPKAEIKSPKLDIKAPDVDVDGPGGKFRMPTLKMPDFGLSGPKVKGPDLDLDANMKTPDLNIRAPKVKGGISAPDIDVNMPKAELKSPKLDMKAPDVDLDGPGGKFRMPTFKLPDFGLSGPKAKGTDLDLDANIKAPDLNIRAPKVKGGISAPDIDMNMPKAELESPKLDMKAPDVDLDGPGGKFKMPTFKMPDFGISGRKVKGPDLDASMKTPDLNIRTPKVKGGISAPDIDMNMPKAEIKSPKLDMKAPDVDLDGPGGKFRMPTLKMPDFGLSGPKAKGTDLDLDANIKAPDLNIRAPKVKGGISAPDIDMNMPKAELESPKLDMKAPDVDLDGPGGKFKMPTFKMPDFGLSGRKVKGPDFDANMKTPDLNIRAPKVKGGISAPDIDVNMPKAEIKSPKLDIKAPDVDVDGPGGKFRMPTLKMPDFGLSGPKVKGPDLDLDANMKTPDLNIRAPKVKGGISAPDIDVNMPMAEIKSPKLDMKVPDVDLDGPGGKFKMPTFKVPDFGISGPKVKGPDLDLDANMKTPDLNIRAPKVKGGISAPDIDVNMPKAELKSPKLDIKAPDVDVDGPGGKFRMPTFKMPEFGLSGRKVKGPDLDANMKTPDLNIRAPKVKGGISAPDIDVNMPKAELKSPKLDIKAPDVDVDGPGGKFRMPTLKMPDFGLSGPKVKGPDLDLDANMKTPDLNIRAPKVKGGISAPDIDVNMPKAELKSPKLDMKVPDIDLDGPGGKFKMPTFKVPDFGISGPKVKGPDLDLDANMKTPDLNIRAPKVKGGISASDIDVNMPKAEIKSPKLDMKAPDVDLDGPGGKFKMPTFKMPDFGLSERKVKGPDLDANMKTPDLNIRAPKVKGGISAPDIDVNMPKAEIKSPKLDIKAPDVDVDGPGGKFRTPTFKVPDFGISGTKVKGPDLDLDANMKTPDLNIRAPKVKGGISAPDIDVNMPKAEIKSPKLDMKAPDVDLDGPGGKFKMPTLKMPDFGLSGPKVKGPDVDIDANVNMPGINMSAPKKAGDLKGPKVDLPEGSLKGPNINMPSLNLSGPQVSSPNTNLNLKTPKLKGDINLSGPKLQSDMKGPGFDVKHPNVDINKPDVKIGTPEGKMKFPKLKFPSFGFSGPKVKSPDVSVDAYVKTSNVDVSVPKVKGGISSPKLDVKSPTAKAGLDIPDVDLDVPNPKLKGSKFKLPFSFPKMYTGDADLNVKGEIDTSTLKGDIKGANVDVNAPNTGGIKGPKVDVDLPNANMKGKKFNMPELSLSGPDLNAPNLKGALSAPKLQGDLKGPNIDMNGPDCGVESSEGKFKFPTLGRNKELDMDAKFNSPDGNLKKTIAGDLKAQNVNVNLPDADIQGPKLNLSSFDAPDVDLNLQMPQIKGDINGPNVNYSGPKFSAPKADFSLQSPKMKSDVGISGPIIKGQVPDLEMDVSGPKVNVSADGQITRGTFKVNKAAPKAKVDSTVIDKNSLPRFSSSTDVVQDDTSNSFSFSDFFGFGNKKGSADITTEGSVSPTSPSTSSKLRLSERDLSFV